The Elaeis guineensis isolate ETL-2024a chromosome 14, EG11, whole genome shotgun sequence genomic sequence aatccaagctcaccaactcctcaagtgcactttcaagtctccatccaccttgagaaaatccaaaaagggtcttcttcttttaagtaaagtgtatttaaagttatattcgctcattgaaggagctttctttgtgcttatttgtgctataaattgttttactcagtttgagtaattggtattgttttggaagggttccaaaacaagggaaggttgatctgaacatAGAATCGGAGtctattgggttggcttgtacccgaaaaataagtggactagcttgggatagctagagtcggagttttcgatatttgtattcgggttgaatacaagattagtggattgaaattcccaagtaggagcttggggagtggatgtaggtgcaaggttggcaccgaaccactataaatcctcttgtttggtgtgtgtctaattgctcttctttatctcttcattattctcttgcattcttgctattGCTATTagacttgaattaattctactcactctatctatttagctttgtcaaatatttctcataagtcattagttaagcttaaaatttttagaaacccaattcacccctcctcttgggttgcatagctgggcaacatatatatatatatgtatatatatatatatgtatgtatgtatgtttgtatgtatgtatgcatgcatgcatgcatatatatgtatgtatatatgcatgtaactacatatatatatatatatatatatatatatatatatatatatatatatatatatgtatgtatgtatgtatgtatgtatgtatatatatatatatgtatatatatatatatatatatatatatatatatatatatatatatatatatatatatgtatacataaatatatatgtgtgtgtgtatatatatatgtatacatatacacatacatgcatacatacatacatatatatatatatatatatatatatatacatacatacatacatacacacacacatatatatatatatatagtgtgtgtctatatatatatatatgtgtgtgtgtgtgtgtatttggaTATGGTTTCGGATGTTACCCATATCTATAGGTTCAGATTGGATTCAGATTTGGATTTGGATAGAAAACAGTACTATCCATACCCGTACTgtagttttcaaatttttttcaaatccgaaTCCAAATTCGGTCAAATCTTTTTTTTCGGGTTTGACCGAATTTGGGTaggatgcatatccatcgggtcAGATCGATTTTGCTATCTCTATTGACCATACCTGTCATGAAAACGGACATTGGAGAAGGAGATGGTCCACTATTTCTGGAGCTAAATCACAAAGTGAgcagatattttttttcttgctacCCTCACTTGGCAAGGTTTGATTTTGCTAGGATTCGGTCATGAAAGCTGAGATTGATAAAGTATTTATTTTTCTCCAGAACTCTGATTCCCCACACTATCTTACTGAACATTGGTCCCACGCCACCATCCATTAGGAAGAAATAGCattattttgatgaaaatttctTACCAGGAAACCATTTCCATTCAGGGCTGTCAGATCCTTGTGATAAAGCAAGTGTGGTTAGCTCTTGTTTCAGTTGTTGGAACTCTGGATAGGTATTCAAATGGAGTGAGAAGGGCCAGTAGGTGTTGTTCATGATCTGAATATATGCCTCAGCCACTGTGATGTCCTTTTTGGGTGTGATGAAGAAGAAACTTGGATATTTTTCTTTTAATGTTTAGTTGAGTAGCCAAGAATCGTGCCAGAAGGAGGTGCGCAATCCATttttgattctaaattttatcagATTGTGGAACAACGCTCTCGTCTTTTGCACTTATTTTCAGCATTCTGATAATTGTTGTTTAGGAAGAGGTTGTAGTATTGCGGAGTGCTGATTATAATATGCTATTGATATCAGTTTGCTTCATGGCTTTTGCATTTTCTCATCCCTAAGCAGGTTCCACCACCATTTGCAAAACAATATCTCATTGTATAACTGTAAAGTAGTGACCCCCATACCTCCTAGCTTCTTGGGCCGGCAGACTTTGGACCAGACTAACATATGCTTTCCATTCTTTTGTTTCAACTCACTGCACCAGAGAAAGTCCCTCCGCAGTTTGTCGATTTGTCTGATTATGTTTGACGGCATCATGAAGTTAGACATCCAATAGGTTGTGATTGGTGTGATAATGGTGTTGAGCAGCAGAATTCGTGGGGCTATGGATAGTAGTTTCCCTTTCCACCCTGCTAATTTCTTCATAATCTTTTCGATAAGCGGCTTCCAATCATTTTTGTTCAGTTTTCCAACTTGCAGTGGCAGTCCAAGATATGGGAGCAGGAAATCACCTGGTTTACTTTCCAAAATAGGTGCAACCTGATCCCTGTGTTTGTCTGTAATCCCTACTCCTAATACCGTCAATTTCTCCAAGTTAATTTTTAAACCTGTCAACAGCTCGTaggagtataggataaattttagggaaataatattttttctgccCACTCCACTGAATATGAGAGCATCATCTGCAAATTGGAGGCTATGAAAGAGCCCTGTGGTTTCCTGTCTGCCAATTCCTTCTACCAAGTGTTGAGTCGCTGCTAGCTTGAGAATTCAATCAAGGGTGTCCACCACAATTATAAACAGTTGTGGAGACAGAGGATCTCCTTGTCTTAGACCTCTATTGTGCTTGAATGTTTTTCCCAGATTGCCATTGATTAGGAGTGAAGATTTAGCCATTGAGACAATATCGAATACCGATCTGCACCAATGCTCACCAAACCCTCTTGTGCCTAAAAGATCAAAGATGAAGGGCCACGCCACATTGTCAAAGGCTTTCTCAAAATCAAATTTATAGATTATTTCCTGATGTTTAGCTTGTGCTGCTTGTGTCATGCCCCGAACTCAACACTCGGGtcgaatacgtgatggccgcatactccttagagcaagtcttaaagaatatgcaaggccaaaattaaATCATCACatcctcaacatccataatatctaatttcagtaataactaataaaacttgcatatttacaattgaaattctttcaatccttTGATTAGatatcatgacactctatctatacaTCTGCTCACCCGCaaatccaaaccatagccaaccatgagcatcctgtaactttgagaagaaaaaaaaatgaagggatgtgagctttacagcccagtaaaaattttcatatcacatcaatataataatataatctaaaaataaggataaacaataaaatataaaatctcatattcaatatctgaaataatgcaaacatccataattatctgtcttatcaaaagagatgcatcatcatatgttaatgggtgaaatacttttgttcagtaTTAGTTTCATGTATtgtcttctatttctcttttcataatcacatgatctttaattttttttttctggctctggactaaccaagtctatacctcagtcatcatccgaatcaattttcacttaaaagcctttcaaggctatcctaggatgagctcctgaccggctgtcccacgtacaaaAGCccatgagaggctgtcccaggcataagctcctgacgggctgttccaGGTATGAGCTCCTGATCGGCTGATCTACCTATAAGCCAGTAAGAgttgtcccaggtataagctcttgacggactatcccaggcataagctcctaacgGGCTGTtacacatgacaagactagtccataccatatctctctttttcatttaatcattatgtgctGATTTCATCCAATCAATTtcgacttacattatgatcaatttagatatgtcacatccatataattatgccatcaatctctgatacatatatattgatataacatactcatactcaaaatgaaataatagtatctcagatataataaattcatcgatctcaaatccgatgatgcaagatcaatagtaaaatagcatatatataatggtgatcatgtacagagattcttacctttactggtgactgatccaagcatagaaattaatattcttttttgatttatgaattttgaaaataagatattccactcgatatcttttGCAAACAAttgtatctcttcatgatcctgatcaaatataaaaatcatatatagagaaattatcaaTAATCGATTCTAATAATATAAATCCAGGACTTCTCCTAGGATTACCCAAAATCAGGATTTGTCTGAGCATCTGGAtcctccattggtccacaagacttctagagagagaaaattcatgaagaaagagaaaattttagagagagtagagagagaaagtagagagagaattttcgtaTCTTTCAGATGAAGAAATTATAATTGAGAtcgtcagaggttatatcaggataactcaatatgaattaaccatgatcgatgttataaattttgaataaagattggatcgggatccaatctactgcatgaattttgaagcaatctcaggtcgtcttattttcatctcaaatttgccCTAGGATCcatgatgcagttagagagagaaagagagtaaaAAGACCCTAGAGggagaaattctagagagaaagtagagagaatctagagagagaaattggagagagaaagatagagagaggggagaggaaagagagagaaaggagagagagaaaattctctctttctttcttttatttttatttttttttctttttctctttctctttcttcttcttctctttttcccattttcttctttctttcctcttctttggctGAACAGGAGAGGACCATAAGGGAAGGGGGCTCGGCTCCTACAAGGGGCGGCAGTTTGGCCAGATGTTCGGTAGTGACAGTCGATGGCGGTGAGGCAAGGGATGGCTGGCGGCAAGGTTCGACTGGcaagaaatcaagaaaaattgaaaaaataggaTACCgccatttttcttttatttttcgatcattggccggtcaccgacaGGCAGTACCTTCAGAGAAGAGAGATAAAGGGACgagggtcctatcctaggggtgagatGTCGCAACCGACAgtgccggtggccggaaaagaaaGGAAGGTGGCTCGGCCGAACAGGGGTTCACCCTTTTCATGGGTTTTCcgacgatcccgacggccggcgagCGTCTAAAGCCgtggggagaagaagaaaaattgaaGCTTTACCTGAGCTCTGGTGGCCTCTCCGACCTCCGATTTCTGACAAATACGAGAAGAGGATGCTGCGGCTTCCacggagaaaagaggaggaatcGAGCTCAACGATCGCCGTGGAGGCTCTTGAGGGAGGGGGGAGGCTtgtttatagagggtcctagagcTCCAGTGGTCCTAGGACTCTTTTCAGTctaggattcatcggagaagaagactcccatcgagagtcttcttcgcatttcctttttttttttttggtatgggctttgggcttttATATGGGCTtggtccaaggcccaaatgggCCGGGTGTCACAGCTTGTGAAATGATCTCGTGCGCTGCTGCAATTGTCTGTGAAGTTGTCCTCCCTCGGATGAATGCCGACTGTGTGGCTGCAACTATTTCATCTAGTTTGCTAGATAGCCTCAGTGACAGAACCTTTGAGAAGATCTTTGTGATTCCATTCATTAGGCTAATTGGTCTGTAGTCTTTGACGGTGCTAGCAGAATCTTTCGTAGGGATAAGGGTAATGTAGGAGTAATTGAGCCGCTCCAGTGTTCTGTGATAACTATAGAATTTCTGAAAAACTTCAATTAGATCGTCTTTGATGGAGTGCCAGAACTTTTTGTAAAAATCTAATGAAAAACCGTCAGGCCCTGGCGTCTTCTgcgatgataattagaaaactgCATTTTTAATCTCTTCCTCAATGAACGGCACTTCAAGATCTTGTAGATGTAGTGGTCCTTCAGGATAGATTTCATCCAATCTGCTTTAATGGAGGGATTTTCAGAGTTCCCTAGCAGGCTTTTGAAGTATTCATAGAAGCAGTCATGAATCAGATGTTCTTTGGATACTACTGACTGATGGTGTACAATTTCGGTGATGAGGTTTTTCCTTTTCCTGTTGCTTGCCTAAACATGGAAGAACTTAGTGTTACGGTCGCCATTGCTGAGCCATTGTGCTTTTGCTCGTTGCTTCCAAAGTGTTTTTTCCTGGGTTAATAGAATCTCCAGATTTTCTTTCAGAGCCGATCTCTCCTCTAATTCAAAAGCATTCAgatttctcttctcctcttcctcatctAGGCGGTCAATTCTTTGAAGCAGATCAATCTTCTGAGTTATGATGTTTCCTATTTTTATACGGTTCCATGACCTAAGTTTGGCTCTTAGCAAACGAAGTTTCAGAGCAATGTTTCTCACTCGATCAGGTGAGGATGGCATATTTTTCCACCATGAGTGGATCATGTCTTCAACGCCTGGAATGGTTAGCCAAAAATTCTCGAACGGAAAAGGTTTGTTGGTGAAGACCTTACCTTGTAACTGGGTGGTGAATCTCAGTAGTGGCATGTGATCTGATGTGGATCTGACCAAGGTGGAGAGGTTCGATAATGGGTATTTATGATGCCACTCAATAGAAATAAAACATCGATCAAGTGTTGCCATGGATGGAGCGTTTCTGAAGTTCGTCCTGGTATATTGTCTATTGGAGAGTTTTATTTCAATGAGGGATTGTGAGGTAataaatctgttgagaagtgatgtTCTCTGAGAGTTGTTCAAGCCCTTGCGTTCTGATGAGTAGCTTGCAGCATTAAAATCTCCGATTAAGATCCATGGTAGTGCAGGTTCCTCTTTGAGCATACTGAGTTCGTTGAATACTACCTGCCACTCTGGTTCATTGTGAGGACCATACGGTATCCAGGTGAAACCAGAGGATTTACATGTGAGTTTGATGTTCAGGGAATAGCACCCTGCCTTAAGTAATCTTCCATCATAGATTTGGTTATCCCAACATGTGAGAGTAAGCCACCTGCTGAGCCTCGTGCATCTACCGATTCCCAACCAGGTGTGGACCGCATATGGATTTTTGTTTTCTATTATTCATCTGCACCTGCTTTGTTTACTGGAGACAAACTATGGCACTCTTTGACCGCTTAAAGGTTTCTCTGATGTTTCATTTCTTTTTGCAGTCCCCAGTCCCTCTAGTGTTCTAGCTAAGTATCACGCATCCTTTGGATGGAAACAGGTTGGCAGCAGTCGGAGGTAGAACAGAACGATAGATATATTCCATGAGAAAGAGCGGCATACATACATTGACACTAGATAGTTCTTGTTCGTCCAAAAACAGAGCACTATAAGGCTCACATAGCGGCTAGGAGAAAAACTTACATAGGGTACAGATAAACGTAAGAGCATAAGTGAGGCCAAAACGACATGTCTTTCACCGGCAGTCACGGTTCTACTTTTCAGGATCACGCTAAGGGCCTTCATATGGCGACAGCATTTTGAACTCGGCCTGTAGATGCTCCGCAGCgctgagcttccattatcttCCGCTTTTCAACTGGATTACAGTGCTCATTGATGTTGAATAGGAGCCCACATTGCTTACCCATTTCTATGATCTGAGCGCATGTCAGCGAGTTGATGAATCGGATATCAGCCTCTAAAAGAGAATCTTCAACTAGTCCCAATGATTTTATTTTCTTGGATCGCACTGCATTTTCCCTGTTGGGATATATTCGCACACAAACACAAATAATAATGCTACTGGCACGAACGGACACCAGAATCACACCTCCAACACAGAATGAAAAGAAATTTAGGAAAGAAGAACAcacagatttacgtggttcggagaTCAAAACGATACTCCTACGTCCACGGGCGGAGGCAAGAAATTTTCACTATGTGAGAATCAATAGTACATCAAAGAGAAGCTCTCaatctctctatttttctgattctctctcataaaatttttagcaGAACGAGAGGAAGAAGATCTTAAAAAAAGATCCCGCGTGTTGGGGGGGTTTCCATAACCGCCCCCACCACATTCGTGGAAAAAATCCCGCATGTGTGGGGGGGGGGGTTTCTATAACCGCCCCCACCACATTCGTGGGCGGAAACGGAAAGGGGAGAGTCCCATGCTCTGTTGACCGAGTCAACCTGGGACTCTCCCTGCTCTGTTGACCGAGTCAACCTGACAAATCTCCACCATTGGCTTGGTCAACACGAATGTTCTCCACAATCTTGATCTATCTCCTCAAACTTAAATTCTCACAAAAACAATAGTAGAAAATTCTCATCTCCTCCAAAACCCCGAAGGATATCCTTAAGTGCTGTAGACTCCAACCAAGTCCAAGCAATGCTTGAACTTAGCCACTGGAAGAGGTTTTGTCAACATGTCAGCTGGATTGTCTTCAGTATCAATTTTCTTCACAACAATATTGCCCTGTGCAATGACTTCTCGAATGAAATGGTACCTCACATCAATGTGCTTCATTCTCTCATGAAACATCTGATCTTTAGTGAGATGAATAGCACTCTGACTATCACAGTATATAATAGTCTCTTTCTGTTCCAAACTAAGTTCTCCAAATAAGCCTCTTAACTACATAGCTTCCTTCACTGCCTCTGTTGCTGCCATAAACTCTGCTTCTGTAGTAGATAATGCAACTGTAGGATGAAGTATAGCTTTCCAACTAACAGCACAATCACCAACTGAGAAAACATAACCAGTAAGAGATCTCCTTCTATCAAGATCTCCTGCAAAGTCTGAATCAACATATCCAGACAAAACATCACGATTCCTACCAAACTCCAAACAAGTGTTAACAATACCTTTCAAATACCTGAAAATCTATTTCACTGCCTGCCAATGTACTTTACCAGGATTGGACATATATCTACTCACAACACTGATTGCCTGTGAAATATCTGATCTGGTACAGACCATAGCATACATTAAAGAGCCAACTGCACTGAAGTATGGAACACGTgacatatacaccttttcatttGTGGACTGAGGTGATGAAGAAGTTGAAAGTTTGAAGTGAGTAGCAAGTGGTGTAGAAACTGGTTTGGCATCCCACATGTCAAACCTCTGAAGAACTTTCTGAACATAACTGGCTTGTGTCAGAAATAATTTACCTGCACCTCTGTTCCTCTGGATCTCCATCCCAAGAATTTTCTTTGCTGCTCCTAAGTGTTTCATTTCAAACTCACTGCTGAGTAAAGCTTTTAGCTGATTGATCTCAAAAATATCTGCTGCTGTAAtcaatatatcatcaacatataacaaCAGATAAATAACAGAATTATCTGACAGTTTTCTGAAGTAGACACAACTGTCAAAACTGATCCTAGAGTATCCATGTTGTGTCATAAAGGTATCAAATCTCCTATATCATTGTCTAGGAGAttgcttcaaaccatataatgattTTTTCAATAAACAAATATGGTCCTCTTTTTCTTCAACTTGAAAACCTTCAGGTTGCTGCATATAAATTTGCTCTTCAAGTTCACCATGCAGAAaggctatttttacatccatttgctctAACTCTAAGTTATAAGAAGCAACTAATGCTAGTAAAACACAAATAAAATTATGTTTCACAATAGGTGAGAAAACATCATTATAATCAATACCTTCTAACTGACTGTAGCCCTTTGCAACCAACCGTACCTTATATCTAGCATTTTCAACACCTGGAGTACGttctttcttcttgaagacccatttgcagccaactaCCTTCTTTCCTTTAAGAGCCTTCACTAACTCCCAAGTTTCATTTCTCAGGAGAGACTCAATCTCTTCCTGCATAGCAACTATCCACTGAGCTGAATCCTCACGAGATATAGCCTCTGAATACCTAGAAGGCTCATTAGCATCAAGTTCTTCTCTGCAATTGACAATGCATAAGCaaccatatttgcatatctcttaGGTAGTCTAATATCTCTTCTCTGCCTATCTCTAGCTAGAGAAAACTACTGTATTTGTGGAGTTTCCTCCATGAGCTGAATCTGTCACCTGCTGTTATTGTTGGGAAGAATACTTCATAATAGTAGAACCACCGCTTTCAAACTCCACCTGTTTCATGCCATTACCTGAAGAACCTGTATCAGATGAAACAACTTTCTCCTCTCTAGGAGATAACATTGCAGATTCATCAAAAGTAACATTTCTCTCCATCAAAAATTTAGGAGACTTGGAATCAGGACACCAAAACCTGTATCCTTTCACTCCTGATGCATAACCAAGAAAAATGCACTTTTTAGCTCTTGGATCTAATTTACcatcattaacatgaacataagcaggacatccaaaaattttcaaattagaaTAATCAGGAGGGTTATCGGACCACATCTCTTCTGGAGTCTTGCATGCAATGGCTGTGGCTAGAGAACGGTTCACCAAATAACAAACTGTAAACATTGCCTCTG encodes the following:
- the LOC140853611 gene encoding uncharacterized protein codes for the protein MPLLRFTTQLQGKVFTNKPFPFENFWLTIPGVEDMIHSWWKNMPSSPDRVRNIALKLRLLRAKLRSWNRIKIGNIITQKIDLLQRIDRLDEEEEKRNLNAFELEERSALKENLEILLTQEKTLWKQRAKAQWLSNGDRNTKFFHV